The Vigna angularis cultivar LongXiaoDou No.4 chromosome 9, ASM1680809v1, whole genome shotgun sequence DNA window GCAAGAAAGAATAATGGAATATGCAAACTAATCATGGTAGTTATATATCAAGAATAAACTGGTACATTTAACAGAATGGTGATATATAGTTCATTTGAGATCTCAAGGGAAAATTCTCATTGGAGAGACATAGCTCAATTACGGAATTGATTTACATAACCGTTCACAGATTTGTCAGTAATTCAACGCAGAGGAGTTTCTTCCATAATAATTCAAACTATTGTTGttcctttattttattctgGAAATCTATTAGAATCTAGATGCAAGGTATGAGACTTGATTCTCACGTTGGAAATATGTGATTCTGGTGTCAGTTTTATATGACCCATAGACTCTCCAACTACAAAAACTACCTTTTGTGGCATGGTTCTTCCGAAGATTTTATCAAATTGTAGGAAGCATAATTTTCATCTCGCCTCAGTACAAACAAATAGATTGGGCACCAGGGCTAGTCAAAAGACTTATGCACAACCAGTCATTGTCCATTCCATAGTATTACTAATTAATCCTGTAAATTTTCTGCATTTCTAGAACTTCAACCCTCTACTTTTTGATCAATAAGCTCTactgaaacaatatttttttcactcAAAACATAATTGACTGCGGACTGCACATCTTAACTCGGCATGTTATCCGATTTGTGCTGTCCACAAAAACACAAACCATGATGAAGCACTCCTTCAACCTCGCTTTCAATCTTAAAAACTTTGTTCACCAATTATAGCTTCATCATCTCAAGGCTTTCATAACCATGATTTTCAAAAACAATCCACAACCACAACAATGTGTTTCCAAGCTCTCTGCAACCACATTAAGGCCGCAATTGCAGTCCCTATATACCCCAAATTTCAGTAATTTCCATGCAACTACAACCACATCACAACCCTTCCTGTACCCTCATAAAAATTGAACAAGTCATTGACctaatctaaaatattaaaagaaaattacattcTTCAATTTCAAAACTCATCAAGCTCCTCCAATTTTCACAATCTCCAAAGGATGTTCCGCGGCggttttattttctgttttcacCTTTTGATTATAAAGATGCCAGTACTTTCACTCCATTTCTTGTTTTCAAAGATTTACACAGGAAACACTGAACATAActattttgttgtttgttttcattatttcccgtacaaatatttaaaacaaatacattttctaatttaaagaaagattaaaacaagaaataaatGAACGCAAAAGTTCCAAACTTCTTCTCCAATTTACTTAAGAACAACCCCTTCCGCTCCCCCGAACTTCCATCAAAGAGTGGCCAAGTATACGGAGAAAGCTAAGAATAGAAGAACTTACGGAGAATCAGAAGAAATgggctgttgttgttgttgatgatgatgatgattatgCAGAGGCTCAAAATTGGGATGCGTTTTCTGAAAGGGAGCGAAACATGGTTGAAATTGAGGTTTGAGTAAGTTGAAAGCGTGAAAGTGGGGATTGTGGAGAGGGCAGTGGTGGCAGTGACGGCGGAGGGGGCAGTGGAGGCAGTGCTGCTGCGGCTGAAGATGGGTAGTGTGCTGAGGGCATCGCTTGCATCCTTGTGAAGCCATCGCAACTGCGATAACACTGCAATGTTACGGGTGGGCAAAATGCAGAATTCTTGGTAAAACATGAGGATTAAGAAGAAAATAGTGTTggaaatttatactttttaacatttagttgtattttattttggttttcaaaatatgttgGTGTGATTTTGgattctattaaaaaataaatggttttgtttttttctattttactttaattcgtataaaatatttgttgtttatttgttttgtatcaTGCAAAacatttgttctttttttatttctttgaaatatttttcaaaggttgtaattcaaaatgaaagtaagaaaaaataatacacattaaaaacattctaagaaaataatatatgaattaaaaaaattatagtgatctaaaattaagaaaagtaaCTTACCAACTGaaaattaactatattttaagaataataatatatttaagctttataatttttatactaatatatagagttcaataattaattttgaaatatacaattttgttataatttataatattttctattataataataattttttaaaatggcatcatttatttatcatgttctcatatctcacgtaaaaaaatgtttctctttacctttcttttaatttctttttcccgattttcatattttttataacctAATCACATCTTATACTAATTAGGGACTTAgggattattttaaattgatcaaactcttaaacaaaataagttttCGTTTATCTTgacttttctttatcttctagtttttcttttggatttaTCATTAATAGTTGTAGGATTAGttgaaaaaaagttattctCTCAAATTGGTTAAgcttatactaattttttttttgtttaaatatattgcTCTatgtcattaattttttttttattaattttcttgtttGAATTGAAGATAGTttgaaataatgaattaaaGGTAAGAGAAGTTACTTTTTTTATACAGtattagaataaattaaatgattGTGATAGTAACTCGGGCACAAGATTTTGGTTTCTATACatgaattatgttttatttgaaaacatATTAGATGTATAAAATTGagtattatttgaattttggttAATAGATgattgtttcaaaaaaaaattaaattggatACTCTAATTGAGAAGATTATATAATGACTAAATTATGCATAAGGTATATAGTATCTTAAAAGTGAGTTTTGAATAAGGTTTAAATTACTAGAGTTAGTTCCTATGgcttttcaatgtttttttttatgtggatGTGTGTGTATTGAGTTGAACGATTAGtgtaaaattgaaaaggaaCAAATGATGATATCTGAACAAATTGTGATTGTActaattattttcaaagttGTATTTGTTAAATGAATTTTGGGTAaactttgaaaacaaatttagaTCTGTTGCATGAAgttaattttctgtaatttttgcTTAATTGAagcattttcaatcaaaggtagGATGCTCAATTAAAAACCAACATTCTTTTCAATCCTACTTTCATTCAAGGAATCTTTCTAAAGAAAACATGTAGTTTCTCTCAACCTTTACTCTCAACAAGATTTTTGCTTAAGTAAATAATCTTTTACTCACACAAGACATTTTTCGCTGAagctatttttctttttctttttattttttttagtctcTTTAGTAGATTGTATGTgaaactttattataaatataaaatgaatattaatttgtatattttatctatttgtGATTTTGGTACACAGGGTGGTCAAGTCAcaatattaaacttcaaaagaaAACGAGGTATGTAGTTTCTTGGACTTTTAGGAGATGGACTTCTTGGAGATGAATTTCTTGGAGATAAGAGAAGATCCAAGAAAGATGCAATATCTAGGGTATAATGCGAACTATTAGGACATGAGGTCGGATTTGaatacactagtgcagaattgatttttaacgtcaccccatagacgtccgttcACGAAAActccaacgtaaataattgaccggtggcataaacgtaaataattgagtaAGAAGACGTCCGTCCTAGAGGgagtcggacgtctataatatagtagacgacagacccctctaacggacgttcaaaagccTGATATGAGAGTTGAAGattcagcctcttgaacgtctgtcctggagggggacggacgtctactatatatggacgtccgtccccctccaggacggacgttcaagaggctgatgggttcactaccctgtcagcctcttgaacgtccgtcctggagggggacggtcgtctattatatatggacgtccgtccccctccaggacggacgttcaagaggctaacagggtagttgaacccatcagcctcttgaacgtccgtcctggagggggatggtcgtctattatatatggacgtccgtccccctccaggacggacgttcaagagactgacggGTTGTACTACGctgtcagtctcttgaacgtccgtcctggagggggacggacgtccatatataatagacgaccgtccccctccaggacggacgttcaagaggctgatgggttcaactaccctgtcagcctcttgaacgtccgtcctggagggggacggtcgtctattatatatggacgtccgtccccctccaggacggacgttcaagagactgacagCGTAGTACAACccgtcagtctcttgaacgtccgtcttggagggggacggacgtccatatataatagacgaccgtccccctccaggacggacgttcaagaggctgatgggttcaactaccctgtcagcctcttgaacgtccgtcctgaagGGGGACGGTCGTTtattatatatggacgtccgtcccccttcaggacggacgttcaggaggctgacagggtagttggcTGTCAgcccttgaacgtccgttctagagggggccggacgtctactatattatagacgtccggcccccgcCACAACTGACGTTCAAAAGacgtttaaaataaagatacacactccaaaacgcgaacccgcgaggagttatgCGAACCTTTCCCTCTGCGCCTTGCATTTCCAGGTTggtttttatgtgttttgggtcatttaatcttacttttgttccgattaaattgttcagtgatgacatatctttcatttggaccgattaaaaattgttttcggtgcattttggtgcagtttgttgcgtgttcttgggcggcgttttttGGCCTACATTTTTAGGTCGTTTACTCCTccatcttcttccattttcGTTCTGAATCTGTTCTTCAGACGTGTTGCAGTGCACAAACAAACGTTCAAACCCGTAATCCTAAATAACCCTAACCCGTAATCCTAAATAACCCTAAATAAGCCGTCtaataaagccctttctgcagtagtatatagacgtccgagaggtcacagcggacgtctatatagacatccggcctgacacagcagacgtccatatagacgtccggccggACACagcggacgtccatatagacgtccggcctgacacagcggacgtctatatagacgtccgggctgacacaacggacgtctacatagacgtcacccgcaTAGACGTCCGTTGGAGGTCGGACGTTAAAAGGCCtaaagaacggacgtctatgcccctttctgcactagtgatagTTAAACTTTTCAATTTGAATAGTGAAATTAAATGGGAAGAATAATCCTTGTTCAGGAGTAGATTTGATTTATCTAAGAATTTGTTGAGCAACTTTGTGGTAATGAATGGTGAGATTCTACAAAAATTGATTCACGAATTTTAcaacaaagaaaatattaagACATTTGTTAGTGAGATAAAGCTCCAATCAGTCTTTTATAACAATCAACAAGGGCAGAAgcattatgaaaaataaaaagttttatgtttcttttcCTAAGTGTTGTGAAAAGACTTAATATGGGTATTAACAGTAAGTAATGACGATACCCAATAATGTTATcg harbors:
- the LOC108347088 gene encoding uncharacterized protein LOC108347088; the protein is MASQGCKRCPQHTTHLQPQQHCLHCPLRRHCHHCPLHNPHFHAFNLLKPQFQPCFAPFQKTHPNFEPLHNHHHHQQQQQPISSDSPIPQELEHIDHDGEEEDDDPVFVLTDEWREFFAKSEARRKLEKKKQSKKGKK